In Bacillus cereus ATCC 14579, a single window of DNA contains:
- a CDS encoding MerR family transcriptional regulator → MRIGELSKETGVSERSLRHYEEKGLLPSKRLANGYRDFDESAIEKVELIQMYLQIGLNLEETARMLRCLEIEPHLYDNPCSSILTLYEDKLNEVTKQITLLSNIQANLQKHVSLLKQAKEKE, encoded by the coding sequence TTGCGAATTGGAGAATTATCAAAAGAAACTGGCGTTAGTGAAAGATCACTAAGACATTACGAAGAAAAGGGCTTACTCCCTTCTAAGCGCCTCGCAAATGGTTACCGTGATTTTGATGAAAGTGCCATCGAAAAAGTGGAGCTTATTCAAATGTACTTACAAATTGGCTTAAATTTAGAAGAGACGGCAAGGATGCTGCGCTGCCTTGAAATTGAACCGCACCTGTACGACAATCCGTGTAGCAGTATCCTTACGCTTTACGAAGATAAACTCAATGAAGTAACAAAGCAAATCACATTACTTTCCAACATCCAAGCGAATTTGCAAAAACACGTTTCACTCCTAAAACAAGCAAAAGAAAAGGAATGA
- the ftsX gene encoding permease-like cell division protein FtsX, translating into MKAKTLSRHLREGVKNLSRNGWMTFASVSAVTVTLLLVGVFLTAIMNMNHFATKVEQDVEIRVHIDPAAKEADQKKLEEDMSKIAKVDSIKYSSKEEELKRLIKSLGDSGKTFELFEQDNPLKNVFVVKAKEPTDTATIAKKVEKMQFVSNVQYGKGQVERLFDTVKTGRNIGIALIAGLLFTAMFLISNTIKITIYARSTEIEIMKLVGATNWFIRWPFLLEGLFLGVLGSIIPIGLILITYNSLQGVFNEKLGGTIFELLPYSPFVFQLAGLLVLIGALIGMWGSVMSIRRFLKV; encoded by the coding sequence ATGAAGGCTAAGACCCTTAGTCGACATTTGCGAGAAGGTGTAAAGAATCTATCACGTAACGGATGGATGACATTTGCTTCTGTTAGTGCAGTAACAGTTACATTATTACTTGTAGGTGTCTTTTTAACAGCGATTATGAATATGAACCATTTTGCGACGAAAGTAGAGCAAGATGTAGAGATTCGTGTACACATTGATCCAGCTGCAAAAGAAGCGGATCAAAAGAAATTAGAAGAAGATATGAGTAAGATTGCAAAAGTAGATTCTATTAAATATTCTTCTAAAGAAGAAGAGTTAAAACGTTTAATTAAAAGCTTAGGTGATAGTGGAAAAACGTTTGAGTTATTTGAACAAGATAACCCACTTAAAAACGTATTCGTTGTAAAAGCGAAAGAACCAACCGATACAGCGACAATCGCGAAGAAGGTTGAAAAAATGCAGTTTGTTAGTAATGTTCAGTACGGAAAAGGGCAAGTTGAACGATTATTTGATACTGTAAAAACTGGTCGTAACATTGGGATTGCGTTAATTGCTGGTCTTTTATTCACAGCGATGTTCTTAATCTCTAATACAATTAAAATTACAATTTATGCTCGTAGTACAGAAATTGAAATTATGAAACTTGTTGGTGCAACAAACTGGTTTATTCGTTGGCCATTCTTGCTAGAGGGATTATTCTTAGGAGTATTAGGATCAATTATTCCAATTGGCCTAATTCTAATTACGTATAATTCGTTGCAAGGTGTGTTTAATGAAAAACTTGGCGGAACAATTTTCGAGCTTCTACCATACAGTCCATTCGTATTCCAATTAGCTGGTTTACTAGTGTTAATCGGTGCTTTAATCGGTATGTGGGGAAGTGTAATGTCAATTCGTCGCTTCTTAAAAGTATAA
- a CDS encoding S41 family peptidase → MPFATPPVCFGKGNSALKRRVAIIGMVVAFLIGAGGMFAGMSVFGVNPSEVTQTISSGNASTAQGNLAKINEAYALIDSRYVEDVKDEKLVEGAIQGMLSTLKDPYSTYMDKETAKQFSESLDPELEGIGAEVNKTDGKLIIVSPIKGSPAEKIGIKPNDQILSVDGNSVKDLSREEAVLKIRGKKGTTVAIEIKRAGVTDPIVFKIKREKIPIFTVFSSVKQESGKDIGYMQITSFAENTAKEFKDQLKELEKKNIKGLVIDVRGNPGGYLNSVEDILGEIMTNKKPMLQVEQRNGEKKKFSTELKERKPYPISVLIDNGSASASEILAGALKEGEGYDLIGEKTFGKGTVQQAVPFKDGSNIKLTMFKWLTPDGNWIHKKGIAPTVEVKQPNYYHSTPIQIEKTLSYNSNDVQVKHAQEMLKSLGYVPGREDGYFSKETESALKAFQNANEMEATGQLDKKTAEAIQTKIIEKIRSGENDLQLQSALKLMAK, encoded by the coding sequence ATGCCTTTTGCTACACCACCTGTGTGTTTTGGAAAGGGGAATTCCGCATTGAAACGTAGAGTTGCAATTATTGGAATGGTTGTTGCATTTTTAATTGGTGCTGGCGGAATGTTTGCAGGCATGTCTGTATTTGGGGTTAACCCATCAGAAGTAACGCAAACAATTTCGAGTGGGAATGCTAGCACTGCGCAAGGGAATTTGGCAAAAATTAATGAGGCGTATGCACTAATTGATTCACGTTATGTGGAAGACGTGAAAGATGAAAAGTTAGTTGAAGGTGCAATACAAGGTATGTTGTCTACGCTGAAGGACCCTTATTCCACGTATATGGATAAAGAAACAGCCAAACAGTTTAGTGAATCGCTTGATCCCGAATTAGAGGGGATTGGGGCTGAGGTGAACAAGACGGACGGTAAGCTTATTATCGTATCGCCAATTAAAGGTTCACCAGCAGAAAAGATAGGAATTAAACCGAATGACCAAATTTTATCTGTAGATGGAAACAGTGTGAAAGACTTATCACGTGAAGAAGCAGTATTAAAAATTCGTGGTAAAAAGGGAACGACTGTCGCAATTGAAATTAAACGTGCGGGAGTAACTGATCCGATTGTATTTAAAATTAAGCGTGAAAAGATTCCGATCTTTACAGTGTTTAGTTCTGTGAAGCAAGAGAGCGGAAAAGATATCGGTTATATGCAAATCACTTCTTTTGCTGAAAATACAGCGAAAGAATTTAAGGATCAGTTAAAAGAGTTAGAGAAGAAAAATATAAAAGGCTTAGTTATTGACGTGCGTGGTAATCCTGGTGGCTACTTAAATAGTGTAGAAGATATACTAGGGGAAATTATGACGAATAAAAAGCCGATGCTACAAGTAGAGCAGCGAAATGGTGAGAAGAAGAAATTCTCTACGGAACTGAAAGAGAGAAAACCATATCCAATTTCAGTATTAATTGATAATGGAAGTGCTTCTGCTTCAGAGATTTTAGCGGGTGCGTTAAAAGAAGGAGAAGGATACGATTTAATTGGTGAAAAGACATTTGGTAAAGGTACTGTCCAGCAAGCTGTTCCATTTAAAGACGGCAGCAACATTAAATTAACGATGTTTAAATGGTTAACACCGGATGGGAACTGGATTCATAAAAAAGGAATCGCGCCAACAGTAGAAGTGAAGCAACCAAATTATTATCATTCGACACCAATTCAAATTGAAAAAACACTTTCATACAATTCAAATGATGTACAAGTAAAACATGCTCAGGAAATGCTTAAGAGCTTAGGTTATGTACCAGGTCGTGAAGATGGATACTTTAGTAAAGAGACAGAATCGGCTCTGAAAGCATTCCAAAATGCAAATGAAATGGAAGCGACAGGACAGCTTGATAAAAAGACAGCTGAAGCGATTCAAACTAAAATTATCGAAAAAATCCGTTCTGGAGAAAATGATCTACAATTACAGTCAGCATTAAAATTAATGGCAAAATAA
- a CDS encoding LysR family transcriptional regulator: MNVDILKIFVTVVEQKHFSRAAELLNLSQPGVSMHIRNLENEFGTTLIQRSPKHVQVTEAGNILYIHAKQMLSLYEDAKQEINELHNVVTGTLRIGASFTIGEYLLPKILANYANENPRVEVHTFISNTEEVLQSLRSNQIDIGLVEGQVVYADVNVETFMQDEMKLVVPPNHPLLRTKEINESTLQDQVWVLRESGSGTRAYSDRFIHQHHLKMKRFFTFSSIQSVKEAVSAGLGIAILSDWTVRKELLAKELFHVEVPNEQLIRPFSIVRGKYFIPSKAIQVFLNHVDSFAKKQS; this comes from the coding sequence ATGAACGTAGACATTTTAAAAATTTTTGTTACTGTCGTTGAACAGAAACACTTCTCTCGTGCAGCGGAATTATTAAATCTTTCACAGCCTGGCGTAAGTATGCATATACGCAACTTAGAAAACGAATTTGGAACTACACTCATTCAGCGATCTCCGAAACATGTCCAAGTCACGGAAGCTGGAAATATATTATATATTCATGCAAAGCAAATGCTCTCTCTTTACGAAGATGCTAAGCAAGAAATTAATGAACTACATAACGTTGTAACAGGAACACTTCGCATCGGTGCTAGTTTTACAATTGGCGAATACTTACTTCCAAAAATACTCGCTAACTATGCGAATGAAAATCCACGCGTCGAAGTGCATACCTTTATCTCAAATACAGAAGAAGTTTTGCAAAGTCTTCGCTCTAATCAAATTGATATCGGCTTAGTGGAAGGGCAAGTCGTATACGCTGATGTTAACGTTGAAACATTTATGCAAGATGAAATGAAGCTCGTCGTTCCGCCAAATCATCCACTACTCCGCACAAAGGAAATAAATGAAAGCACACTCCAAGATCAAGTATGGGTACTAAGAGAAAGTGGTTCTGGTACACGCGCTTATAGTGACCGCTTTATTCATCAACACCATTTAAAAATGAAACGATTCTTTACATTCAGTAGTATCCAAAGTGTAAAGGAAGCTGTTAGTGCCGGTCTTGGCATCGCTATACTTTCTGATTGGACTGTACGGAAAGAGCTACTAGCAAAAGAACTATTCCACGTCGAAGTTCCAAATGAACAACTAATCCGTCCGTTTTCCATCGTACGCGGTAAATATTTCATTCCATCTAAAGCCATTCAAGTGTTCTTAAATCATGTAGATTCTTTTGCGAAAAAACAGAGTTGA
- a CDS encoding PDZ domain-containing protein, protein MEAWIFEIMRAVGRFFLHPAVYIFVISSIFVGYLRMLRERKDFSFRVYDIWFELRTSLFAGIGYGLVVSIITIGLGLVVSKASLWAILIWTLLFGLTAMYRYLSAAYTFSIAIVCVLLSSKLPVSFLQLREGEESTIVSLVILLGVMLIVEGLLISKNAVGYSTPRIRQGKRGLKIGLHKSKRLWIVPIFILVPGDAVTQFISWWPVVSIGSNTYSLFLVPFLIGFMRNIKSYEPTEALLFTGRRVYGLAGLVLVLGIASYWWHVLAIIAMGVAMLGRFTISMQEKIADETRPAYFAARNDGLVVLDTIPNTIGAELKLLPGEIITKVNGVIPKSAEEFYDALQTKTTGAFCKLEVLDTNGELRLAQTALYAGGHHELGIVFVEQEHEWDSEAM, encoded by the coding sequence ATGGAGGCATGGATTTTTGAAATAATGCGGGCAGTTGGACGTTTTTTCTTACACCCTGCTGTCTATATATTTGTAATAAGTAGTATCTTCGTTGGATACTTACGTATGTTAAGAGAACGAAAAGATTTTTCTTTTAGAGTTTATGATATTTGGTTTGAACTGCGAACCTCTCTATTTGCAGGGATTGGATACGGATTAGTAGTATCTATTATTACGATTGGGCTTGGACTTGTTGTTTCTAAAGCAAGCTTATGGGCTATTTTAATTTGGACGTTACTATTTGGATTAACGGCTATGTATCGATATTTATCGGCGGCTTATACATTTAGCATTGCGATCGTATGTGTTCTATTATCTTCTAAGCTACCAGTTTCCTTTTTACAGCTTCGAGAAGGTGAAGAGAGTACCATTGTATCCCTTGTTATTTTACTAGGCGTTATGCTTATTGTAGAAGGCTTATTGATTTCTAAAAATGCAGTAGGATATTCGACGCCGAGGATTAGGCAGGGGAAGCGTGGATTAAAGATTGGTTTACACAAATCAAAGCGTTTATGGATCGTTCCTATTTTTATTCTTGTACCGGGTGATGCGGTAACGCAGTTTATTTCATGGTGGCCTGTCGTTTCAATAGGTTCAAATACATATTCTCTATTCCTCGTTCCATTTTTAATTGGATTTATGAGAAATATTAAAAGTTATGAGCCGACGGAAGCTTTATTATTTACAGGAAGACGTGTTTATGGGTTAGCAGGACTTGTGCTCGTTTTAGGAATCGCAAGTTACTGGTGGCACGTACTTGCAATTATCGCGATGGGAGTCGCTATGCTTGGGCGTTTCACAATTTCGATGCAAGAAAAAATTGCCGATGAAACAAGACCAGCGTATTTTGCTGCACGCAATGATGGGCTCGTTGTACTAGATACAATTCCAAATACAATTGGAGCAGAGCTGAAATTACTGCCTGGAGAAATTATTACGAAAGTAAATGGAGTCATTCCAAAAAGCGCCGAGGAATTTTATGATGCGCTTCAAACGAAGACGACAGGAGCATTTTGTAAATTAGAAGTATTAGATACAAATGGTGAGCTTCGTCTTGCACAAACTGCATTATATGCTGGTGGACATCACGAATTAGGTATTGTATTCGTTGAACAGGAGCATGAGTGGGATTCGGAAGCGATGTAA
- a CDS encoding IS3-like element ISBce18 family transposase (programmed frameshift), protein MTKFTKDLKSTLVQGFNPKIISQAEYAKQMHITKAQFQYWLRLYELHGEEGLHEVYTNYTAEFKLDVLNFMAQSGISLMDTAAIFMVPSFTTVYQWKKQFEVGGLDALEPKKKGRPSMKNKNTKHDTKKIPAEGSVEALQAELERLRMENAYFKKVECLSSKQGKITKQDKAQVVYELRHEFQVKELVKLADIPRSTYYFYVKQMDRIDPDADLKVEIKAIYDEHEGRYGYRRIRNELANRNQIVNHKKVQRIMKELGLKCLVRMKKYKSYKGTVGKIAPHILERKFTADTPNEKWVTDITEFKLFGEKLYLSPVLDLYNGEIITYTIGSRPTYSLVSEMLETALEGLPENHQLMMHSDQGWHYQMKQYRHALQKRGIVQSMSRKGNCYDNAVMENFFGIMKSEFLYIKEFESVEHFKIELEKYIDYYNTKRIKAKLKMSPVQYRTHFYQAA, encoded by the exons ATGACAAAATTTACGAAGGATTTAAAGTCAACGCTCGTTCAAGGATTTAATCCGAAAATAATTTCTCAAGCAGAATATGCAAAACAGATGCATATTACAAAGGCACAATTTCAATACTGGTTACGCTTATACGAACTCCATGGAGAAGAAGGTTTACACGAGGTCTATACAAATTACACCGCAGAGTTTAAACTAGACGTACTAAATTTTATGGCTCAATCGGGTATATCGTTAATGGATACAGCGGCTATATTCATGGTTCCTTCTTTTACAACGGTTTATCAATGGAAGAAGCAATTTGAAGTAGGTGGCTTAGATGCCCTTGAACCAAAGAAAAAGGGGCGTCCATCCATGAAAAATAAAAACACAAAACATGATACTAAAAAGATTCCGGCAGAAGGTTCAGTTGAAGCGTTACAAGCTGAATTAGAACGCTTACGTATGGAAAATGCGTATT TTAAAAAAGTTGAATGCCTTAGTTCAAAACAAGGAAAAATCACCAAACAAGACAAGGCACAAGTAGTCTATGAATTAAGGCATGAGTTTCAAGTGAAAGAATTAGTAAAGTTAGCGGATATCCCTCGAAGCACCTATTATTTTTATGTAAAACAAATGGATAGAATCGATCCAGATGCCGATTTAAAAGTAGAAATTAAAGCGATTTATGATGAACACGAAGGTCGTTATGGATATCGTCGTATTCGTAATGAGTTAGCCAATCGTAATCAAATAGTGAATCATAAAAAAGTGCAACGAATTATGAAAGAGTTAGGTTTAAAATGTCTTGTACGTATGAAAAAATATAAATCTTATAAAGGAACAGTTGGTAAAATTGCACCTCATATTTTAGAGCGTAAATTTACGGCAGATACGCCAAATGAAAAATGGGTAACCGATATTACAGAATTTAAATTATTCGGTGAGAAACTTTATTTATCACCTGTATTAGACTTGTATAATGGTGAAATCATTACCTATACAATTGGCTCTAGACCGACGTATTCACTTGTTTCAGAAATGTTAGAGACAGCATTAGAAGGTTTACCTGAAAATCACCAACTAATGATGCATTCAGATCAAGGGTGGCATTATCAAATGAAACAATACCGTCACGCATTACAAAAAAGAGGTATCGTACAAAGTATGTCTCGTAAAGGCAACTGTTATGACAACGCAGTAATGGAGAATTTCTTTGGAATCATGAAGTCTGAGTTTCTCTACATAAAAGAGTTTGAAAGTGTAGAGCACTTCAAAATAGAATTAGAAAAATATATAGATTATTACAATACAAAACGGATAAAGGCAAAATTAAAAATGAGCCCGGTGCAATACCGGACTCATTTTTATCAAGCTGCCTAA
- a CDS encoding flavodoxin family protein: MFVIHGSSRQNGNTEALTHMMIEDIETEQIYLRDHTVYPITDQRHDAEGFQSVNDDYEQLTKRMLEHDTIIFATPLYWYGMSGHMKNFVDRWSQSLRDTSLHFKEKMKGKKMYVVIVGGDNPKLKALPLIAQFQYIFDFVGSSFEGYVIGDANGLDEIKNDAEALAKAQLYNNKFKNSEQK, from the coding sequence ATGTTTGTTATACATGGCAGTTCAAGACAAAACGGAAATACAGAAGCTTTAACACATATGATGATAGAGGACATTGAAACAGAACAAATTTATTTGCGTGATCATACCGTCTATCCTATTACAGACCAACGTCATGATGCAGAAGGATTCCAATCCGTAAATGATGACTATGAGCAGTTAACCAAACGCATGCTAGAGCATGACACGATTATCTTTGCTACACCATTATATTGGTACGGAATGAGTGGACATATGAAAAACTTTGTTGATCGCTGGTCACAAAGCTTGCGCGATACATCTCTTCATTTCAAAGAAAAAATGAAAGGCAAAAAAATGTATGTTGTCATCGTTGGCGGGGATAATCCAAAGCTAAAAGCATTACCGCTTATTGCTCAATTCCAATATATCTTTGATTTTGTTGGTTCTTCATTTGAAGGTTATGTTATTGGAGATGCGAATGGACTGGATGAAATTAAAAACGATGCTGAGGCGCTGGCAAAAGCACAATTGTATAATAATAAATTTAAAAATAGCGAACAGAAATAA
- a CDS encoding YbjQ family protein: protein MIVTTTSTIQGKEIIDYVDIVNGEAIMGANIVRDLFASVRDVVGGRSGAYESKLKEARDIAMEEMKTLARQKNANAIVGIDVDYEVVREGMLMVAVSGTAVRI, encoded by the coding sequence ATGATTGTAACAACAACTTCTACAATTCAAGGGAAAGAGATTATTGATTATGTCGATATCGTGAATGGAGAAGCGATTATGGGTGCAAATATCGTTCGTGATCTTTTCGCTTCTGTCCGTGATGTTGTCGGTGGTCGCTCAGGCGCTTACGAAAGCAAATTGAAAGAAGCACGTGACATCGCAATGGAAGAGATGAAAACTCTTGCAAGACAAAAAAATGCGAATGCCATCGTTGGTATCGACGTGGATTACGAAGTAGTTCGCGAAGGGATGCTAATGGTTGCTGTGAGCGGGACTGCTGTCCGTATCTAA
- a CDS encoding ABC transporter ATP-binding protein: protein MLRKFFSYYKPYKGLFILDFSCAVVAGLLELGFPLIVNQFIDKLLPGQNWTLILWACFGLLAVYMLNAGLQYVVTYWGHMLGVNIETDMRQKLFDHIQKLSFRFFDNNKTGHLISRLTNDLMEIGEIAHHGPEDLFIAVMTLVGAFSFMMMINWKLALLTFFVIPFLLWLALYFNKKMTGTFRRLFSDVADFNACIENNVGGIRVVQAFGNEKFEKEQFAVNNARFRTTKLMAYKIMALNSSISYMLMRLVTLFVLICGTWFVLQGELTYGGFIGFVLLTNIFFRPIEKINAVIESYPKGIAGFKRYVELLETEPDIVDSKDAMEVKHVHGDIQYNNITFGYENKEPILNDISLKIHAGETVAFVGPSGAGKTTLCSLLPRFYEQSSGSIQIDGIDTKDMTLSSLRKQIGIVQQDVFLFSGTIRENIAYGNLKASEAEIWQAVKRAQLEDLIYSQPDGLDTVIGERGVKLSGGQKQRLAIARMFLKNPPILILDEATSALDTETELAIQKSLAELSVGRTTLVIAHRLATIKNADRIVVVNKDGIAEQGSHNELIEQGGGYSRLYEAQFSS, encoded by the coding sequence ATGCTGCGTAAATTTTTCTCGTACTATAAACCGTATAAAGGTTTATTTATACTCGACTTTTCTTGTGCGGTTGTCGCAGGATTATTAGAACTCGGCTTCCCGCTTATCGTAAATCAATTTATTGATAAGTTATTGCCAGGGCAAAACTGGACGCTTATTTTATGGGCTTGTTTCGGTTTACTCGCAGTTTATATGTTAAATGCAGGCTTACAATATGTCGTTACATATTGGGGACATATGCTTGGTGTTAACATTGAAACAGATATGAGGCAGAAATTATTTGATCATATTCAAAAGCTATCATTCAGATTTTTTGATAATAATAAAACAGGTCATTTAATTTCACGCCTTACAAACGATTTAATGGAAATTGGAGAAATTGCTCACCATGGACCAGAAGATTTATTTATCGCCGTAATGACTTTAGTTGGGGCATTCTCATTTATGATGATGATCAACTGGAAGTTAGCGTTATTAACGTTCTTCGTCATTCCATTCCTATTATGGTTAGCGCTGTACTTCAATAAAAAAATGACAGGTACATTTAGACGTTTATTCTCAGATGTTGCTGATTTCAATGCATGTATTGAGAACAACGTTGGTGGTATTCGCGTTGTACAAGCATTCGGAAATGAAAAGTTTGAGAAAGAGCAATTTGCTGTGAACAACGCTCGTTTCCGTACAACGAAATTAATGGCGTATAAAATTATGGCGTTAAATTCGTCGATTAGTTATATGCTCATGCGTCTCGTAACGCTCTTCGTCTTAATATGCGGTACATGGTTTGTTCTGCAAGGGGAATTAACGTACGGTGGATTTATCGGATTCGTTCTATTAACGAATATTTTCTTCCGCCCAATTGAAAAAATTAACGCGGTAATCGAAAGCTATCCGAAAGGAATCGCCGGTTTTAAAAGATATGTAGAGCTTCTTGAAACAGAGCCTGACATTGTAGACTCTAAAGATGCAATGGAAGTGAAGCATGTACACGGTGATATTCAATATAACAACATTACGTTTGGATATGAAAACAAAGAACCGATTTTAAATGACATTAGTTTGAAAATACATGCAGGTGAAACAGTTGCGTTCGTTGGACCATCAGGAGCTGGGAAAACGACGTTATGTAGCCTATTGCCACGTTTTTATGAGCAATCATCTGGATCGATTCAAATTGATGGAATTGATACGAAAGATATGACATTATCTTCACTTCGTAAGCAAATTGGAATTGTGCAGCAAGATGTGTTCTTATTCTCAGGAACAATTCGTGAAAATATCGCTTACGGAAATTTAAAAGCATCAGAAGCTGAAATTTGGCAGGCAGTAAAACGTGCGCAGTTAGAAGATTTAATTTACTCACAGCCGGACGGTCTAGATACTGTTATCGGTGAGCGCGGCGTGAAACTTTCAGGTGGACAAAAGCAGCGTCTAGCTATTGCGCGTATGTTCTTGAAAAACCCTCCAATTTTAATATTGGATGAAGCAACTTCTGCATTAGATACAGAGACAGAACTTGCGATTCAAAAATCGCTTGCGGAGCTATCTGTTGGCCGTACAACATTAGTTATCGCTCACAGACTTGCAACGATTAAAAATGCAGATCGCATCGTCGTTGTAAATAAAGATGGTATTGCAGAACAAGGTTCACATAATGAATTAATTGAGCAAGGCGGAGGATACAGTAGGTTATACGAAGCTCAGTTTAGTTCGTAA
- the abc-f gene encoding ribosomal protection-like ABC-F family protein produces MTILFARNIEKSFGDRTLFTLPSLEIQAQDRIGIVGVNGAGKSTLLQILSKEIEADRGIVTHHSSIAIILQLSEELPETASSLAKGKWSISNVTDAMSGGERMRLKIAHALEQNAGILFADEPTSHLDMVGTEQLEKALSSYKGALVLISHDREFLDNICTKIIEIEDGIIQEYKGNYSNYRKQKERERIQKQAEYEQYIQEKNRLEQSILQRKQRASNMEKIPTRFSSSESRLYRLSGAHGQEQVSKAAKALETRLEKLEKKEKPKDLSQAQFDVQYHTPIHSKVAVQFNKATKKIGDRILFKNMNGTIAPGAKLAVLGANGSGKTTLFNMLLTNERGMQLSKSCKIGYFEQTLSILKTDKTILENVLEETNYTEAFVRTILARLLFRREDVHKPVHVLSGGERMKVALAKVFLGNYNMLLLDEPTNYLDLATQEELETMLQEYPGTILFISHDRAFIRSVADHILQVDESEPRVFHGNYEQYTKRTTGDSVNVTEQELLRLQTKLTEVIGRNSIPNHHNDISSLEQEYETLLVKIRKCKEAL; encoded by the coding sequence ATGACTATTTTATTCGCACGTAATATTGAAAAGAGCTTTGGTGATCGCACACTATTTACATTACCATCACTGGAAATTCAAGCACAGGATCGCATAGGAATTGTCGGAGTCAACGGAGCTGGTAAATCTACGTTATTGCAAATATTAAGTAAAGAAATAGAAGCTGACAGAGGCATAGTAACTCATCATAGTTCTATCGCCATCATTCTTCAGCTCAGCGAAGAACTACCGGAAACCGCTTCTTCTCTCGCAAAAGGAAAATGGAGTATTTCAAACGTTACCGACGCAATGAGCGGCGGTGAACGAATGCGACTAAAGATTGCGCATGCTCTCGAACAAAATGCAGGCATTTTATTCGCTGATGAACCAACAAGCCACTTAGATATGGTCGGTACAGAGCAATTAGAAAAGGCACTTTCATCTTATAAAGGGGCACTTGTTTTAATATCGCATGACCGTGAATTTCTAGATAATATATGTACCAAAATTATTGAAATTGAAGACGGTATTATTCAAGAGTACAAAGGTAATTATTCAAACTATCGAAAACAAAAAGAACGTGAACGAATACAAAAACAAGCAGAATATGAGCAATATATACAAGAAAAAAATCGTTTAGAACAGTCCATTCTACAAAGAAAGCAACGTGCTTCTAACATGGAAAAAATCCCAACACGGTTCAGTTCATCTGAATCTAGACTTTATAGGTTAAGTGGGGCTCATGGCCAAGAACAGGTTAGTAAAGCAGCGAAAGCATTAGAGACACGTCTCGAAAAACTAGAAAAGAAGGAAAAGCCAAAGGATCTTTCTCAAGCTCAATTTGACGTGCAATACCATACACCCATTCATAGTAAGGTGGCAGTACAATTCAATAAAGCAACAAAGAAAATAGGCGACCGTATACTATTTAAAAATATGAATGGAACTATTGCCCCTGGTGCAAAGCTTGCCGTTTTAGGGGCAAATGGAAGCGGCAAAACCACTTTGTTCAACATGCTTCTCACAAACGAGCGTGGCATGCAGCTATCGAAAAGTTGTAAAATTGGATACTTCGAACAAACATTATCTATTTTAAAAACAGATAAAACCATTTTAGAAAATGTTCTAGAAGAAACAAACTATACAGAAGCATTCGTTCGCACAATACTTGCACGACTTCTATTCCGCCGTGAGGATGTTCATAAACCTGTGCACGTTCTAAGCGGGGGTGAACGAATGAAGGTTGCACTCGCAAAAGTATTTTTAGGAAACTATAATATGCTTCTGCTAGATGAACCGACAAACTATTTAGACTTAGCAACGCAAGAAGAATTAGAAACCATGTTACAAGAATATCCTGGCACAATACTTTTCATTAGCCATGACCGTGCCTTTATTCGCTCTGTTGCAGACCATATTCTACAAGTAGATGAGAGTGAACCTAGAGTATTCCACGGTAATTACGAGCAATACACAAAAAGAACCACCGGAGATTCTGTAAACGTTACTGAGCAAGAGTTGTTACGATTACAAACAAAATTAACAGAAGTCATCGGCCGAAATTCCATACCAAATCATCACAATGATATCTCATCTCTCGAACAAGAATACGAAACATTATTAGTTAAAATCCGGAAATGTAAAGAAGCACTCTAA